From Rhodococcus sp. B7740:
CGGATCCCTCGGGCCGTATCTGAGTCGAGGCCGAACGCGTCGGTGTGCGTGACGAACTGCGAAATGTTGCCGGGAAAGACCGCGACGAAGAACGCCGCGACCACCCAACCGATGACCGGTGCGCGAGCGGTCCAGAACAGCAGCGCCAGACCGAGCGCGATCTCGACGACACCCGACGCCAGCACGACGAAGTCGGTACTGATCGGAACCCAGGTCGGCACCTGGGCGGCGAAGGTGCTCCTCGCCCAGAAGAGATGACTGAGTCCGGCGAAGACGAGGAACGCTCCCAGTACTACTCGTCCGATGGTGCGAGAAATCGATTTCGTCATGGCGTCATGAGACACCACGGGCACACTGAGCACTATGACCGGGAGTACACCGACCGACCCAGCACGGCACCGATGGGTACTGCACGTCGACCTCGATCAGTTCATCGCTGCCGTCGAAGTGCTCCGCAACCCGGACCTGGCGGGCAAAGCCGTCGTGGTCGGCGGTAGAGGAGACCCGACCGAGCGTGGGGTGGTGTCGACGGCCTCGTACGAGGCGCGTGCGAAGGGCGTCGGATCCGGAATGCCACTACGCGTCGCCGCGAAGAAGATCCCGGACGCAGTCTTCCTCCCCGTGGACAAGCCGGCGTACGACGAGGCCTCGGCACTGGTGATGGACACTCTGCGGTCGTTGGGATTCGTGGTCGAGGTGATCGGATGGGACGAGGCGTTTCTCGGTGTGGAGACCCACGACCCCGAGGGCGTGGCAAAGACCGTCCACGACGCGGTGTTCGACGCGACGGGGCTGCATTGCTCGGTCGGCATCGGGGACAACAAGTTACGAGCCAAGATCGCCACCGACTTCGACAAGCCTCAGGGCATCTACCGGCTTACGCAGGACAACTGGTTCGAGGTGATGGGCGATCGCGGTACCGATGCGTTGTGGGGGATCGGCAAGAAGATCTCGAAGAGGCTGACCGCCCTCGGCATCTCGACAGTCCGAGAACTGGCCGATGCCGAGGACGCGGACCTCGCCGCAGCGTTCGGACCGAAGATCGGTCCATGGCTCGGTACCAAAGGGCGAGGTATCGACCTCGCACCGGTGACGTCCGAGCCGTGGGTCGCACGGTCGCACAGCCGTGAGGTCACGTTCCAGACCAACGTCGCCGATTGGGCGATCGTCCGAGACGAGGTCGCCGCGTTGACGTCGAAGGTGCTGGCAGACATTGAAGCCGAGAACCGGCCGGCCGTGCGAGCGGCATTGAAGATCCGCTACGCGCCGTTCGAGACCCATACCGTCAGTGCACCGATCATCGGAGCGCCCACCTTCGATCCGGAGATCCTGACCTCGGCCGCGGTGGCGCTCGTCGACCGCCTCGACCATACGAGAGAGGTTCGACTGATCGGCGTCCGGCTGGAAATGACTCCGCCGCAACCTCTCTGACTACTTGCGGCCCGCCGCCCAGCGCAGTCCCCAACCGTACTTCTTGTCGAGGTCGGCTTGGCTGCCCTGGATGTACTCGACTTCGCGGGTGACCGTGATACCGGCAGACGTGTTCTCCAACAATGCGATCGAGCAGATGCGCGCAGAGTTCTCGGCCGAGTCGAGGCGTACCTCGACCTGTGGTCCGCTGGTCGGGTACAGCGTCACCACTCCGTCGACTGCGGCCCAGTTCGGTGCGCCGTCGTAGATCATCGCGAAGATCAGGATGCGGGCGAACTTCTCGGGGTGGGCAAGATTGATGTGCATGTTCTCGCCGCCGCTGACCGAGCCGGAGCGGTCGTCGCCGTCGAGCGCGATGAACGGGGCATCCTGCAGCGAACCGAAGCTGTTGCCGAGCGCTTGGACCACGCCCTTGGAGCCGTCGCGCAGTTCGTAGAGGCACCCGAGGTCGAGATCCACACCGCCGGAGCCGTAGGACGCGGCAGCCAGCTTGGCCAGGAAGCCCTTCTTCTTCGGCTGCGCTGTGGGTGCCCCAGACGACCAGTTGAGGTTCACCCGCATGGAGCCCTGCTTCTCGCCGGACTTGGTGAGGCTGATAGTCGGCGATGCC
This genomic window contains:
- a CDS encoding DNA polymerase IV, with protein sequence MTGSTPTDPARHRWVLHVDLDQFIAAVEVLRNPDLAGKAVVVGGRGDPTERGVVSTASYEARAKGVGSGMPLRVAAKKIPDAVFLPVDKPAYDEASALVMDTLRSLGFVVEVIGWDEAFLGVETHDPEGVAKTVHDAVFDATGLHCSVGIGDNKLRAKIATDFDKPQGIYRLTQDNWFEVMGDRGTDALWGIGKKISKRLTALGISTVRELADAEDADLAAAFGPKIGPWLGTKGRGIDLAPVTSEPWVARSHSREVTFQTNVADWAIVRDEVAALTSKVLADIEAENRPAVRAALKIRYAPFETHTVSAPIIGAPTFDPEILTSAAVALVDRLDHTREVRLIGVRLEMTPPQPL
- a CDS encoding TerD family protein, which gives rise to MAIDYTRKPSTGQNPAQQAGAPVSLSKVTLSKASPTISLTKSGEKQGSMRVNLNWSSGAPTAQPKKKGFLAKLAAASYGSGGVDLDLGCLYELRDGSKGVVQALGNSFGSLQDAPFIALDGDDRSGSVSGGENMHINLAHPEKFARILIFAMIYDGAPNWAAVDGVVTLYPTSGPQVEVRLDSAENSARICSIALLENTSAGITVTREVEYIQGSQADLDKKYGWGLRWAAGRK
- a CDS encoding DoxX family protein, whose translation is MTKSISRTIGRVVLGAFLVFAGLSHLFWARSTFAAQVPTWVPISTDFVVLASGVVEIALGLALLFWTARAPVIGWVVAAFFVAVFPGNISQFVTHTDAFGLDSDTARGIRLLFQPLLIVWALWCTGAWAQFRASRQGHSRNQ